A genomic region of Trifolium pratense cultivar HEN17-A07 linkage group LG3, ARS_RC_1.1, whole genome shotgun sequence contains the following coding sequences:
- the LOC123914653 gene encoding uncharacterized protein LOC123914653, translating into MDKEGGSVSKPPLLTGPENYDYWKAKMMAFLKSIDSRTWKAIVNGWEAPVVLDKDGNKTTEVKEEKDYSKDEDDLALGNSKALNAIFNGVDMNMFRLVKRCTVAKNAWEILRKAHEGTSKVKLSKLQMLRTNFENLCMKEEETIHDFHMNILEFANSFDALGELMSDEKLVSKILRSLPKRFDMKVTAIEESQDLATAQVDELIGSLQTYELGISQKKEKKNKSLAFTSNTGEDEGLDLDSDESLSEAMVLLGRQFNKIMKRMDKRSKFNAPSTKLDISKPITNQRRTRSDDKLTTSKGVQCHECEGYGHIKAECPTFMKKQKKSLAVTWSDDDDSEEETTESESSKLVNVLTGMCESDAESCDDTSYEELVATYKDLFIRSNEVGKALEKQKKINCQLQAEKNDYLAQICDLNKAIEKLNVDLEYARKQIRVYGIGDEKFQAMLFKQSAGKKPIGFDYEIVNQQMGYNKATISTPIEKTFPVSAGLLPPLPPTHQGTDTWLQVKHKDPVKSEPMLQHPSTHHGNWSRPKTRKRNWRCHYCGRKGHIRPFCYKLYGYPKRNPPPIPEAESVKTKKEWKEKGSDASLIAHTSLRASSRQDWYFDSGCSRHMTGVEGYLVNLKSYATSYVTFGDGAKGEIKGIGNLIDNGLPNLDNVLLVKGLTANLISISQLCDQGMKVNFTKSECLVTNEEGRLLMKGVRSKDNCYLWVSEEENH; encoded by the coding sequence atggacaaggaaggaggatCAGTTTCTAAACCGCCCTTGCTGACcgggcctgagaactatgactattggaaagctaagatgatggCTTTCTTAAAATCCATTGACagcagaacatggaaagctATAGTAAATGGCTGGGAGGCTCCAGTAGTTCTAGACAAAGATGGGAACAAGACAACTGAGGTCAAGGAAGAAAAGGACTACTCAAAGGACGAGGATGATCTAGCTCTTGGAAACTCAAAGGCACTAAATGCCATTTTCAATGGAGTGGACATGAATATGTTCAGGCTTGTCAAACGATGCACTGTAGCAAAGAATGCTTGGGAAATCTTGaggaaagcacatgaaggaacaAGCAAGGTAAAATTgtctaaacttcagatgcttcgtACGAATTTTGAAAATCTAtgtatgaaggaagaagagaccattcatgactttcataTGAATATTctagaatttgcaaattcatttgatgctTTAGGAGAACTCATGTCTGATGAGAAGCTTGTAAGCAAAATTCTCAGATCTCTCcctaagaggtttgacatgaaGGTCAcagcaatagaagaatctcaAGACTTGGCAACTGCCCAAGTAGATGAATTAATAGGatctcttcaaacttatgagcTAGGTATAagtcaaaagaaagaaaagaaaaacaaaagcttAGCGTTTACCTCCAATACTGGAGAGGATGAAGGATTAGATCTGGACAGTGATGAGAGCTTATCTGAAGCCATGGTTTTACTaggaagacagttcaacaaaATCATGAAAAGAATGGACAAAAGGTCTAAGTTCAATGCGCCAAGCACCAAGCTCGACATCAGCAAACCAATTACTAATCAAAGGAGAACTAGAAGTGATGACAAGTTGACTACATCAAAAGGAGTTCagtgtcatgaatgtgaaggcTATGGACACATCAAGGCTGAATGTCCTACTTttatgaagaaacaaaagaaaagtctgGCTGTCACTTGGTCTGATGACGATGATTCAGAGGAGGAAACTACTGAAAGTGAATCTTCTAAACTTGTCAATGTGTTGACAGGTATGTGTGAGTCTGATGCTGAATCATGCGATGACACATCCTATGAAGAACTGGTTGCAACCTATAAGGATCTTTTCATCAGAAGTAATGAAGTTGGCAAGGcattggaaaaacaaaagaagattaaTTGTCAACTGCAGGCTGAGAAAAATGACTATCTTGCACAAATTTGTGATCTCAACAAAGCAATTGAAAAGTTGAATGTTGATTTAGAATATGCAAGAAAGCAAATCAGGGTTTATGGCATAGGAGATGAAAAATTTCAAGCTATGTTGTTCAAACAAAGTGCAGGAAAGAAACCAATCGGATTTGACTATGAGATTGTCAATCAACAAATGGGATACAACAAAGCTACTATCAGTACTCCCATTGAGAAGACTTTCCCTGTTAGTGCTGGGTTATTGCCACCACTTCCACCTACCCACCAGGGAACTGACACTTGGTTGCAAGTCAAACATAAGGATCCTGTAAAGTCTGAACCGATGCTTCAACATCCTTCTACACATCATGGAAACTGGTCAAGACCCAAAACTAGAAAACGTAACTGGAGATGTcactactgtggtagaaaaggtcatataagacctttttgttacaaactGTATGGTTACCCAAAGAGAAACCCTCCACCTATACCTGAAGCAGAAAGTGTCAAAACCAAGAAAGAGTGGAAAGAAAAGGGAAGTGATGCaagtctaatagctcatacatcactTCGAGCTTCATCTAGACAAgactggtactttgatagtggatgttcaagacacatgactggagtggaaggATATCTTGTCaacctaaaatcctatgccacaagttatGTAACCTTTGGTGATGGAGCTAAGGGAGAGATAAAAGGAATTGGGAATCTAATTGACAATGGATTACCAAATCTAGATAATGTCCTATTGGTGAAAGGGCTTACAGCTAATCTAATTAGCATTAGCCAACTGTGTGATCAAGggatgaaagtaaacttcacaaaGTCAGAATGTCTAGTTACAAATGAAGAAGGAAGACTCTTGATGAAGGGTGTAAGGTCAAAGGACAACTGCTATTTATGGGTGTCAGAAGAAGAAAACCACTAG